In the genome of Nerophis ophidion isolate RoL-2023_Sa linkage group LG28, RoL_Noph_v1.0, whole genome shotgun sequence, the window ATTATGACTCTCAAAGAGATGTCAttctaccttaaaggggaaccttatcacaatttcatccatccatccatttctaccgcttattcccttttggggtcgcggggggcgctggcgcctatctcagcttgtccagggtgtaccccgccttccgcccgattgtagctgagattacaatttcaaaagggttaaaaacaataaaaatcagttcccagtggcttgttgtattttttgaagtttttttcaaaattttaccggtctcggaatatcactaaataaagctttgaagtgtcttattttcgctatcttcgaaaccactatccatttccctgtgacgtcatacagtgctgccaatgtaaacaaacaatggcgaatactacagcaagatatagcgacattagctcggattcagactcggatttcagcggcttaagcgattcaacagattacgcatgtattgaaacagatggttggagtatgaaagtattgaagaagaaactgaaactattgagcgaatagctattgacgctattcatagccatagcatggccgaatagctgcgttagcatcgccggtaaaatgtgcggaccaaaccatcaggactttcgcatcttgtgacactggagcaactaaaatccgtcgattggtaagtgtttttttcgcattaaatgtgggtggaaggaaacgtaatatagttgcaaatgcatctgcaggttatccatacatctctgtaccatgtctgctttagcactgccggtgaatagcatgttagcatcgattagcgtagcatgttagcatcgattagctggcagtcaacatcaacaaaactcacctttgtgatttcgttgactatcgttgcaaatgcatctgcaggttatccatacatctctgtgccatgtctgtcttagcatcgccggtaaaatgtggagacactctggcacattcaatgggggtctggcggcagacactttcgcatcttcgggccagtggtgcaacttgaatccctccctgttagtgttgttacaccctccgtcacacaccgtcgaggcatgatgtttccaagattcaaaaaaacggaaaataacagacctgagacccggtgtttgtaatgtgttgaaaatgaaaatggcggctgtattacctcggagacgtcacattctgacgtcatcgcctccagcgcgataaacaaaaaggcgtttaattcgccacaattcacccatttagagttcggaaatcggttaaaaaatatatggtcttttttctgcaccatcaaggtatatattgacgcttacataggtctggtgataatgttcccctttaaaaaagtcCACCTTCAACCCACAACTAATCACCCACCCACTACCCTTTTGAGCTCATTAAAGTCACGTGTGCAACCCACAGTCAGTCAAGGTACACCTTCTACCAtgggcaagaccaaagagctgtcaaaagagGCCAGAGACAAAATTGACGCGAGTGGTGCACGacagaccttttaggatgtaacaccacaacttttatgctagctatgtaaacaaccgggctgaaataaagcatgttccagttgTAAATACACAGTGTATTATAATACAATAaccttcctggtggcagcggtgggataaagagatcacccacggagcataACGGGAGGGGGAGTAGcccgcacgtgaggagccgagctaactgatagcagcggtctgatagcagttttctaaactggactttcagtcaaagcaggaggtaattaaaggaagatctccatcaagatagagagacttttaaaactgaagaaagataaggaagacttctataaatgagttatcgatgcttttgaccagaaggagctggcatggacttaatttaaaagtaaaggtaagaccataataaagttttttttattaaatgtgcttttcatgatgtatccttacatcacactgaaatgtttactgcatgcctttggtaagtgccagagtgacaagaggttttaaaataattagcgcatgcttacctttaccgcatgcctttggtaagtgccggtgtgagaagaggttttaaattaattagtgcccgggtggcaattcaaggaaatacggtaaatatatacacacatacttttttaaaattcattttggccaaagggggcacatttcaatttcttacatccactttttattacatatgttgaccagaaggggaacacttttaaaaccgacacagtctaTTTGAAAAATTCTTCCTTTTtgagaccaccctaattttgatggatttcactaccaggggtgcaaatgagacattggaaccatgatttatgtTCACACCTcaaatggaagctacttttccttgttggtgtctcaaaaagggtagaaatacaagaacaaataaatgaatgcataCAGTGGAGTGCGGTGACCCCTCGAGGTAGTTTTAAGGTGTCCttagctaaatgacagatagttaacagcaatgAACCCTCACTGGGTCCATTtctacactctcagttacattgacattgatattatacatgtgggccaatagatagaaatgctgttaaatgtagctttgatgtggcaaactacttttgcagtgtagcgtgtagtgtagtTTGCTACAATTCTCCGAGAATagcttgtagcttagcttactacattttccaggtcgcCTACCCATCAATGTCTATTTGGCgtagctcacatgtgaatagtttgaatactacAAACTgcaatacagtaacacctcatttgtgttttatgttctgcagacgtccagcaggtgtcagcagagagtcatgaagagattccctccaagcagcaggagtggagctccagtgtgggacagaaggagctacaggccccatcccacattaaagaggaagaggaggaactgtgggaGCAGCTTCAAAGGTTGGAGGAGactaatgatgaagatgaagctcagtccttacagcttcatcacagtcaaagtgaggagaacagaggggcggagcttgtaaatcaacacatcacagaagctgatggagagcattgtgaaggtataaagtcagaaccagacagcctctttgctccactgtcagacatggaccacatgatgtcagactcttctgatcacagtgaccacatccaaaaacctttggagagtaaaaatgactctaaaggtgatacgagacatcacactaacaacaaacactttgactgctctgaatgtgggaaattATTTAGACACAAGAGTAATTTTACAGTAcatatgagaatacatactggagagaaaccttttacttgctctgtttgtaagaagagtttctccacaaagcaacacatgaccagacacatgagaatacacactggtgagaaaccttttgcttgctctTTTTgtcagaagagtttctccagaaagcgtaacatgaccacacatgtgagaacacatactggagagaaaccttttacttgctctgtttgtcagAAGAGTTTCTCCATAAAGCTTGcaatgaccacacacatgagaacacatactggagagaaaccttttacttgctctgtttgtaggaAGACTTTCTCCAGAAAGCTTGACATGACCAAACACATTAGAATTCACActagagagaaaccttttacttgctctgtttgtaataaGAGTTTCTCCATAAAGCTtgccatgaccacacacatgagaacacatactggagagaaaccttttacttgctctgtttgtaggaagagtttctccagaaagccagacatgaccacacacatgagaatacatactggagagaaaccttttacttgctctgtttgcaaGAACAGTTTCGCCAGAAAGCTTGACATGATcacgcacatgagaacacattctggagagaaaccttttcgttgctctgtttgtaagaagagtttctccagaaagcgtaacatgaccactcacatgagaatacatactggagagaaaccttttacttgctctgtttgtaagaagacttTCTCCAGAAAGCTCGACattaccagacacatgagaagacatacCGGAGAGAAGCCTTTTGCTTGCTCAGCTTGTGCTAAACGATTCAACACTAATTATGAAATTatatcacacatgagaacacacactggagagaaaccgtttagttgcactgtgtgtgtTAAAAGGTTCAGGTTTAAGaatcaggtcagtaaacacaagtgtgtaacagtcatggaagctgccgggatttaaaaatacttaaaccgtgattgtgttaaaagtactttaaaaaaaccgaatgtttaatatgaatgtatatttgatgttgtatgtagtgcttCTCATCTTCTAGTGTTATATGTTCTCCTggaattactttttaatgtatgtGCATTCATTGAATAGTACATATATTTTCTCATTGTTAATGTGAGGACTTCTTATTATTTTCACTTGGGGTTTTTTTCCATTGcatttttattgatgttattatccaattaaaagtatgAATGAATACAATTGTTAACAAAATATGGACTCTGGTAGATTAGCAGCATTgttacatcatggatgttaactacTGCAAAACGTCAACAAAGAATAAAAAAgctgaagttagcaacacatcactgaactttagTGCCATC includes:
- the LOC133545391 gene encoding gastrula zinc finger protein XlCGF57.1-like isoform X3, whose translation is MCERTIAKYEEELRPTKEEKERQQQKHQVVLHRTDIHQLIENQEECLPHLQGDSFTLENPQPSHFKGDKEYPQPPYFKEEEEGECPVGQEEADLSKFPLTVVSVKTEEHEDKPPKSSQLHHSPNVQQVSAESHEEIPSKQQEWSSSVGQKELQAPSHIKEEEEELWEQLQRLEETNDEDEAQSLQLHHSQSEENRGAELVNQHITEADGEHCEGIKSEPDSLFAPLSDMDHMMSDSSDHSDHIQKPLESKNDSKGDTRHHTNNKHFDCSECGKLFRHKSNFTVHMRIHTGEKPFTCSVCKKSFSTKQHMTRHMRIHTGEKPFACSFCQKSFSRKRNMTTHVRTHTGEKPFTCSVCQKSFSIKLAMTTHMRTHTGEKPFTCSVCRKTFSRKLDMTKHIRIHTREKPFTCSVCNKSFSIKLAMTTHMRTHTGEKPFTCSVCRKSFSRKPDMTTHMRIHTGEKPFTCSVCKNSFARKLDMITHMRTHSGEKPFRCSVCKKSFSRKRNMTTHMRIHTGEKPFTCSVCKKTFSRKLDITRHMRRHTGEKPFACSACAKRFNTNYEIISHMRTHTGEKPFSCTVCVKRFRFKNQVSKHKCVTVMEAAGI
- the LOC133545391 gene encoding gastrula zinc finger protein XlCGF57.1-like isoform X4, which codes for MCERTIAKYEEEICPTKEEKEQQHQLLDAVFKKHQIVLHKTDLQQPPHIKEEEVDPQPPHIKEEDEEVWITQEEECLLGQEEADLSKFPLTVVSVKTEEHEDKPPESSQLHHSPNVQQVSAESHEEIPSKQQEWSSSVGQKELQAPSHIKEEEEELWEQLQRLEETNDEDEAQSLQLHHSQSEENRGAELVNQHITEADGEHCEGIKSEPDSLFAPLSDMDHMMSDSSDHSDHIQKPLESKNDSKGDTRHHTNNKHFDCSECGKLFRHKSNFTVHMRIHTGEKPFTCSVCKKSFSTKQHMTRHMRIHTGEKPFACSFCQKSFSRKRNMTTHVRTHTGEKPFTCSVCQKSFSIKLAMTTHMRTHTGEKPFTCSVCRKTFSRKLDMTKHIRIHTREKPFTCSVCNKSFSIKLAMTTHMRTHTGEKPFTCSVCRKSFSRKPDMTTHMRIHTGEKPFTCSVCKNSFARKLDMITHMRTHSGEKPFRCSVCKKSFSRKRNMTTHMRIHTGEKPFTCSVCKKTFSRKLDITRHMRRHTGEKPFACSACAKRFNTNYEIISHMRTHTGEKPFSCTVCVKRFRFKNQVSKHKCVTVMEAAGI